The following coding sequences are from one Nonlabens arenilitoris window:
- a CDS encoding nitroreductase family protein — protein sequence MNKENTPLKKTPNDHSIMDTIKDRWSPRVFADIPVSQTDLQSLFEAGRWAASSNNFQPWNIVWGVKGSKSYERIMNHLVEFNQSWAVNAPVLMLGVINTKTPDGKDNYHALHDLGQFTANMALQAHSMGIAIHQMAGVDFEAAKKEFEFPEEYHVATAIAVGYYGGDKNNLNEDLQGAETSPRVRKKQDEFIFNGNFVKRESL from the coding sequence ATGAATAAAGAAAATACACCACTTAAGAAGACGCCTAACGACCATTCTATAATGGATACTATTAAAGACAGGTGGAGTCCTAGAGTCTTTGCCGATATACCAGTTTCTCAAACAGATTTACAATCCTTATTTGAAGCAGGAAGATGGGCTGCTAGTAGTAACAATTTCCAACCTTGGAATATAGTTTGGGGTGTTAAAGGAAGTAAATCATATGAGCGCATTATGAATCATCTTGTTGAATTCAATCAATCATGGGCTGTTAATGCTCCTGTCCTAATGTTGGGTGTAATCAATACGAAAACACCAGATGGAAAAGATAATTACCATGCATTACATGATCTAGGACAGTTTACTGCAAATATGGCTTTACAAGCGCATAGCATGGGTATTGCGATCCATCAAATGGCAGGTGTTGATTTTGAAGCGGCCAAAAAAGAATTTGAGTTTCCTGAAGAATATCACGTAGCGACAGCGATCGCGGTAGGTTATTATGGAGGCGATAAAAATAATCTTAATGAGGATTTACAAGGCGCCGAAACATCTCCAAGAGTGCGTAAAAAACAAGATGAATTTATTTTTAATGGAAATTTTGTTAAAAGAGAATCCTTATAA
- a CDS encoding OmpA family protein, whose translation MRIIITTILIILCTTTFLSAQNLSLRNTNRLYKNQAYKEAIENYKNLKQTDEVLKKLGDCYYFTGDMAKAAFTYSSVEDNNGQITDYNRIYRYAQSLLALKDYDKADSYLLYYQGKDWNTKEFLKELEKSTPHNFTVTPIRNEGTNSDFGMSFLSESEVVFASSRNLERPVYAWNGLPYLDLYQATLERDGSLKSIRPFPSINTDLHESNAVFTNNGTVMYFNRNNEKRVKINDIPVSNMKIYKAELVDGVWSNVEPLSFNNDMYSVQHPAISKDGSTLYFSSDMPGGYGEFDLYKVSINDDGTYGQPINLGKEINTQHLDQFPYISDINTLYYSTNGKQGVGGLDIHRSDLVNGEFTTPINLGTTINSSRDDFAFIINENLNKAYFSSNRSGIDKLYRTTREENILTKYAVKGIVKDSISNKLLPGSLVSLLDEREILIDDMIVGDDATYFFKLEPNRKYTIRGTRKLYIPQDVQFSTDKNGRISHDIYLTLLSYQDAEATIKPDRKGDIQVELDQIYFDFDKAIIKPEAARTLDELVGIMKKYPAMYIEVSAHTDVRGPSEYNLELSKKRAASTLEYLVSKGIERRRLRSIGYGEMQPLNNCVKEGICTDKEYEINRRCEFKIVQ comes from the coding sequence ATGAGAATCATCATAACCACGATTTTAATAATTTTATGCACTACTACATTCTTAAGTGCACAAAATTTAAGCCTAAGAAACACGAATAGACTTTATAAAAATCAAGCTTACAAAGAAGCTATAGAAAATTATAAAAACTTAAAACAAACAGATGAAGTACTCAAAAAATTAGGTGACTGCTATTACTTTACTGGTGATATGGCCAAAGCTGCATTTACGTATTCATCTGTTGAAGATAACAATGGTCAAATCACAGATTATAATAGAATCTACAGATACGCGCAATCTCTCCTTGCGCTTAAAGATTATGATAAAGCAGATAGTTATCTTTTATATTATCAAGGTAAAGATTGGAACACAAAAGAATTTTTGAAAGAATTAGAAAAAAGCACACCTCATAATTTCACAGTCACTCCTATTCGTAATGAAGGAACTAACAGTGATTTTGGAATGAGTTTTTTGAGTGAGTCAGAGGTGGTATTTGCTTCTTCACGTAATCTAGAAAGACCAGTTTATGCCTGGAATGGACTACCATATTTAGACTTATATCAAGCAACATTAGAAAGAGATGGTTCTTTAAAATCTATAAGACCTTTCCCTAGTATTAATACAGATTTACATGAAAGCAATGCTGTATTTACTAATAACGGAACTGTAATGTATTTTAATAGGAATAATGAGAAGCGTGTTAAAATTAATGATATCCCAGTTTCTAACATGAAAATTTACAAGGCAGAGCTTGTAGATGGAGTCTGGAGTAATGTAGAGCCACTATCCTTTAATAATGATATGTATAGTGTACAACATCCCGCAATTAGTAAAGATGGTTCAACTCTATATTTTTCAAGTGATATGCCAGGTGGTTATGGCGAGTTTGATTTATACAAAGTCTCCATCAATGATGATGGTACTTATGGACAACCTATTAATTTAGGTAAAGAAATTAATACTCAACACTTAGATCAATTCCCTTATATCAGTGATATAAATACCTTGTACTATTCAACAAATGGTAAACAAGGTGTAGGCGGATTAGACATACATAGAAGTGACCTGGTAAATGGTGAGTTTACGACACCGATTAATTTAGGAACTACTATTAATAGCTCTAGAGATGATTTTGCTTTTATAATTAATGAAAACCTTAATAAAGCATATTTCTCATCAAATCGATCAGGTATTGATAAATTATATAGAACAACTAGAGAAGAAAATATTCTTACTAAATATGCTGTAAAAGGAATCGTTAAGGATAGTATTTCTAATAAGTTGCTACCAGGCTCATTAGTATCCTTGTTAGATGAACGAGAGATATTGATTGACGATATGATTGTAGGTGATGATGCTACCTATTTCTTTAAACTAGAGCCTAATAGAAAATACACCATTAGAGGTACTCGAAAATTATATATACCTCAAGATGTTCAATTCTCTACAGATAAGAATGGTCGTATCAGTCATGATATCTACTTAACCTTATTATCTTATCAAGATGCTGAGGCTACTATCAAGCCAGATCGTAAAGGCGATATACAAGTAGAACTAGATCAAATATACTTTGATTTTGATAAAGCTATTATTAAACCAGAGGCAGCACGTACCTTAGACGAGTTAGTTGGTATAATGAAAAAGTATCCTGCTATGTATATTGAAGTGTCTGCTCATACAGATGTGCGTGGACCTAGTGAGTATAATCTAGAATTGTCTAAGAAAAGAGCAGCATCTACTCTTGAATATCTGGTAAGTAAGGGAATCGAAAGACGCAGACTTAGAAGCATAGGTTATGGTGAAATGCAACCACTTAACAACTGTGTTAAAGAAGGAATATGTACTGATAAGGAATATGAAATTAATAGAAGATGTGAATTTAAAATAGTTCAGTAA
- a CDS encoding TerC family protein: MMIWISFIIFVTILLALDLLVFNRNAHVISTQEATKYTILWVSIALAFTGIIYLIYDGSHIANPENLSASKASIKYITGYLIELSLSIDNIFVIAIIFKSFAIEQQYQHRVLFWGIVGALIFRAIMIFFGVALIREIDWMTYIFGAFLLYTAFKMLVSKDDDFNPKESTIYKLARRWFPVTDRIEGQDLFIKKMGKLIATPLFLALIVIELTDVLFALDSIPAILAITSDPFLVFSSNIMAIIGLRSMYFFLSNLLNKFQYIHYSLIAILTFVGLKMILVHYIHLPEWVSLSFIFIALMLGVLASRLLPHKID; encoded by the coding sequence ATGATGATATGGATTTCCTTTATAATCTTTGTGACTATTTTACTAGCTCTAGATTTATTAGTGTTTAATAGAAATGCCCACGTTATAAGCACACAAGAGGCTACTAAGTATACAATACTATGGGTTTCAATTGCATTAGCTTTTACAGGTATTATCTATTTAATTTATGACGGTAGTCACATAGCAAATCCTGAAAATTTAAGTGCTAGTAAAGCATCTATAAAATATATTACCGGCTATCTTATTGAGTTATCACTTAGTATTGATAATATTTTTGTCATTGCCATAATTTTTAAATCGTTTGCGATAGAGCAACAGTATCAGCATCGTGTATTATTTTGGGGTATTGTAGGTGCTTTGATTTTTAGAGCAATCATGATCTTTTTTGGTGTCGCTTTAATTAGAGAAATAGACTGGATGACCTACATATTTGGTGCATTTTTACTTTATACCGCATTTAAAATGTTAGTTAGTAAAGACGATGATTTTAATCCTAAAGAATCAACTATTTATAAGTTAGCACGTCGATGGTTTCCTGTTACAGACCGTATTGAAGGCCAAGACTTATTTATAAAAAAGATGGGGAAATTAATAGCTACTCCTCTATTTCTTGCCTTGATTGTTATTGAACTAACAGACGTATTATTTGCATTGGATTCTATTCCTGCTATTCTAGCAATTACTTCAGATCCCTTCTTAGTTTTTTCAAGCAATATTATGGCGATCATTGGTTTACGTAGTATGTATTTCTTCTTATCTAATCTTTTAAATAAATTTCAATATATCCATTACAGTCTCATAGCTATATTAACGTTTGTAGGGCTTAAAATGATTCTTGTACATTACATACATTTACCAGAATGGGTATCCTTATCCTTTATCTTTATTGCTTTAATGTTAGGCGTACTAGCCTCTCGATTATTACCTCATAAGATTGATTAA
- a CDS encoding acyl carrier protein has product MKKEEIENQLHDIVKVYLPQDVSTKEIGPDSHLMQDLGINSAHLVDIALDVEDAFDIMLDEKDMEEMQTVSDSVQIVLRKLNS; this is encoded by the coding sequence ATGAAGAAAGAAGAAATTGAAAATCAATTACACGATATTGTAAAGGTGTATTTACCTCAAGACGTTAGTACTAAAGAGATAGGTCCCGATAGTCATTTAATGCAAGATTTAGGTATCAATAGTGCACATTTAGTAGATATAGCATTAGATGTTGAAGATGCTTTTGATATCATGTTAGACGAAAAAGATATGGAAGAGATGCAAACAGTTTCAGATTCTGTCCAAATAGTATTAAGAAAGTTAAACTCTTAA
- a CDS encoding T9SS type B sorting domain-containing protein, protein MNKKYTFLIIGLLCYAFAKAQLQFCDGILGPAIFTEDFGSGTNNGPALSNTVTSYQYVNAAPQDGEYTISSDSGQLGSWFSFPDHTGNNNGKMLIVNAGFTAGQFYRTPINGLCENTPYEFSAWIMNVLDGVQNVCGSTEIPIQVRFEIWDATDTTLLADGTMNPKFADQRPTWIKYGLTFTTSAGQNGIILKMINVGAGGCGNDLAIDDISFNVCGDDVLIATSMGETVVSKCDNNPAQVLQLTATVQSGAPSLTAYQWQQSSDGSTFTDIAGANGFSFNTPPLNSTTYYRVKIAGAPANLTNSSCFSFSQVFEFRNVTVPLAVPRQNPYISCDGELVDLIVDVAPGTTAFWYENATGGNSIHDDSIDYTTTVDGTYWVETQDIATGCLSISRVPINFINRSSPIVNSDDFLLCPGDMALLNTQFTNGFYRWSSGETTDRITVDRAGLYTCEVTNLEGCTTTAIFNVDFIETPVISTVSVTGDELTVIMLNSGDFQYSIDGLNYYNEPVFNINGLLQVNVRVKDRTGCEVSFFTYNRISIPLFFTPNNDGYHDTWDIDNIDAFPGARLEIFDRYGKLIKQINNLVVGWDGLYDNQPLPSSDYWYKLYYNEQLLTGHFTLKR, encoded by the coding sequence ATGAATAAGAAGTATACATTTTTAATAATAGGGTTATTGTGTTACGCTTTCGCGAAAGCGCAATTACAATTTTGCGATGGTATATTAGGTCCAGCCATATTTACTGAAGATTTCGGTTCAGGTACAAATAACGGCCCAGCACTGTCAAATACAGTAACTTCATATCAATATGTAAACGCGGCACCTCAAGATGGTGAATATACTATCTCGAGTGACTCTGGTCAACTAGGTAGCTGGTTTTCTTTTCCTGATCATACTGGTAACAATAATGGTAAAATGCTTATTGTTAATGCAGGATTTACCGCAGGACAGTTTTATAGAACACCTATAAATGGCTTATGTGAAAATACACCTTATGAATTTAGTGCATGGATTATGAATGTACTAGATGGCGTTCAAAATGTATGTGGTAGCACAGAAATACCCATACAAGTGCGTTTTGAAATATGGGATGCTACAGATACAACATTACTGGCTGATGGGACTATGAATCCTAAATTTGCAGATCAACGTCCTACATGGATTAAATATGGCCTGACTTTTACAACGAGTGCTGGACAAAATGGAATTATTCTTAAAATGATTAATGTAGGTGCTGGTGGTTGTGGTAATGATCTAGCGATAGATGATATAAGTTTTAATGTTTGTGGTGATGATGTATTAATAGCTACATCGATGGGTGAAACTGTAGTTTCAAAATGTGATAACAATCCTGCACAGGTTTTACAATTAACTGCCACGGTACAGTCTGGTGCTCCATCTCTTACGGCATATCAATGGCAACAAAGTAGTGACGGTAGTACTTTTACAGATATTGCAGGTGCAAATGGTTTCTCTTTTAACACGCCACCTTTAAACTCTACAACATATTATAGAGTAAAAATTGCAGGTGCACCAGCAAATCTTACTAATTCAAGTTGCTTTTCATTTTCTCAAGTTTTTGAATTTAGAAATGTTACAGTACCACTAGCTGTTCCTAGACAAAATCCTTATATATCCTGTGATGGTGAACTGGTTGATTTAATTGTAGATGTTGCTCCAGGCACAACAGCTTTCTGGTATGAAAATGCTACTGGCGGCAACTCTATACATGATGATTCTATTGATTACACCACGACGGTTGATGGGACATACTGGGTTGAAACGCAAGACATTGCCACAGGATGTCTTAGTATTTCTAGAGTACCTATAAATTTTATTAATCGTTCTTCTCCTATAGTGAATAGCGATGACTTTTTATTGTGTCCTGGAGACATGGCCTTATTGAATACACAGTTCACAAATGGTTTTTATCGATGGAGTAGCGGCGAGACTACAGATCGCATAACCGTTGATCGTGCAGGATTGTATACCTGTGAGGTAACTAATCTTGAAGGTTGTACTACAACAGCCATTTTTAATGTTGATTTTATTGAAACTCCAGTTATCTCAACGGTGTCTGTAACCGGTGATGAGTTAACGGTTATCATGCTCAATTCGGGTGATTTTCAATATAGCATTGATGGTCTTAATTATTACAATGAACCAGTTTTTAATATTAATGGCTTATTACAAGTTAATGTGAGAGTAAAAGATCGAACTGGTTGTGAGGTCTCTTTCTTTACATATAATCGTATCAGTATCCCTCTATTTTTCACACCTAATAATGATGGTTATCACGATACTTGGGATATTGATAATATAGATGCATTTCCAGGTGCAAGGCTAGAGATTTTTGATCGATACGGTAAATTAATCAAACAGATTAACAATTTAGTCGTAGGTTGGGATGGTCTTTATGATAATCAACCATTACCTAGTAGCGATTACTGGTATAAACTATACTATAATGAGCAATTACTGACAGGTCATTTTACATTGAAACGATAA
- a CDS encoding HPF/RaiA family ribosome-associated protein has product MQIQFNYQHVSGSTELENFTKEKLQTIADRYSWVTRADVFYRVENTESKESGMIAEIRLSAPGPRLFAEESQSNFNDAVSKVINQLKTQCEKRKSELIDHV; this is encoded by the coding sequence ATGCAAATCCAATTCAATTATCAGCACGTCTCTGGAAGTACAGAGCTAGAAAATTTTACAAAAGAGAAATTACAAACTATCGCAGATCGATATAGCTGGGTAACCAGAGCAGATGTCTTTTATAGAGTAGAAAATACAGAAAGTAAAGAATCTGGTATGATTGCAGAAATACGCCTGAGCGCACCAGGTCCTAGATTATTTGCAGAAGAATCGCAATCTAATTTTAATGATGCTGTGTCTAAAGTAATTAATCAATTAAAAACACAATGTGAAAAACGTAAATCAGAACTCATAGATCATGTCTAA
- a CDS encoding PorP/SprF family type IX secretion system membrane protein — translation MKNIYTTYIFLAVAICAAWKSTAQQDPQFTQYMYNQNIINPAYATGNKSEVNIGALYRTQWVGLEGAPKTASLFVHYPVSERVELGLSFTNDDIGNVVTENNIYADFAYVLPISEQGKLSLGIKAGVTLFDANFNGFNLQSGGVDTDVAFNENVTETFPNVGLGAFYFTDQYYVGLSAPNLLTTKHLENENGIQSTGVQDIHFFLTSGYVFDINKDLKFKPAFMVKGVKGSPLSLDLTANILFNEKFEAGLAYRFGDALSGLVNYRVAPNLRIGYAYDYTVNNLGNYNTGSHEIMLLFNVKSKFWKSGYDRSPRFF, via the coding sequence ATGAAAAATATTTATACAACATATATATTCCTTGCAGTAGCAATATGCGCGGCTTGGAAAAGTACTGCTCAACAAGATCCTCAATTCACGCAGTACATGTACAATCAGAATATAATTAACCCAGCATATGCTACTGGTAATAAGTCAGAAGTAAACATCGGTGCGTTGTACCGTACCCAATGGGTAGGACTAGAAGGAGCACCTAAAACGGCTTCCCTTTTTGTCCATTATCCTGTAAGTGAACGAGTAGAACTAGGACTATCATTTACTAATGATGATATAGGTAATGTTGTTACTGAAAACAATATCTATGCAGATTTTGCATATGTATTACCAATATCAGAACAGGGAAAATTGTCTTTAGGGATAAAAGCTGGTGTCACATTATTTGACGCTAATTTTAACGGATTCAACTTACAATCTGGTGGTGTTGACACAGACGTGGCATTTAATGAAAATGTTACAGAAACTTTTCCCAATGTTGGTTTAGGTGCTTTTTACTTTACTGATCAATATTATGTAGGTTTATCAGCTCCTAACCTACTGACTACTAAGCATCTTGAAAATGAAAATGGGATTCAATCTACTGGAGTTCAAGACATACATTTCTTTTTAACTAGTGGATATGTATTTGACATCAATAAAGATTTAAAATTCAAACCAGCATTTATGGTGAAAGGTGTTAAAGGGTCTCCTCTTAGCTTAGACCTGACCGCAAATATTTTATTCAATGAAAAATTTGAAGCTGGACTTGCCTACCGTTTTGGAGATGCTTTAAGCGGATTAGTCAATTACAGAGTAGCGCCCAATTTAAGAATTGGATATGCTTATGATTATACAGTTAATAATCTAGGTAATTACAACACAGGATCACATGAGATCATGTTGCTATTTAATGTAAAATCAAAATTCTGGAAAAGTGGCTATGACCGCTCTCCTAGATTCTTTTAA